The following proteins are co-located in the Kineococcus endophyticus genome:
- the rsgA gene encoding ribosome small subunit-dependent GTPase A yields MTIEANPSDPLTRLGWDEDWDRRWAVFHAGFRTGSTASSRVFSPAGTPGAAIPAKNTGENTEPHLLPARVVRVHRGACDVQTPLGPQRVEVPAGTLVPEPTTGDWVGLSLDDPDGARPVGVLPRRTVLARASVTGRSAEHVLAANVDTVVVAIGAESRTTNGRVERFLALAWNSGAHPVVALTKSDLVPAHDLDRIADRVRTDAVGVEVVPVRQDDPATVAELRNHLRGTVVLLGSSGAGKSTLANLLLGEDRFAVGAVRSVDGKGRHTTVTRELQPVPGAGEPLVLVDTPGLRSLGVSDLGDALDRTFADVEEIAVDCRFSDCSHTSEPGCAVLAAIDAGVFDRHRLENLRKLEREQAWFASRTDARLAADRRREWKKIAKANRDRYT; encoded by the coding sequence GTGACGATCGAGGCGAACCCCTCCGACCCGCTGACCCGGCTCGGCTGGGACGAGGACTGGGACCGGCGCTGGGCGGTGTTCCACGCGGGGTTCCGCACCGGTTCCACCGCGAGTTCCCGGGTGTTCTCCCCTGCGGGCACCCCGGGGGCGGCGATCCCCGCCAAGAACACCGGCGAGAACACCGAACCCCACCTGCTGCCGGCCCGCGTGGTGCGGGTGCACCGCGGCGCCTGCGACGTGCAGACCCCGCTCGGGCCGCAGCGGGTCGAGGTCCCCGCAGGGACGCTGGTCCCCGAACCCACCACGGGCGACTGGGTCGGCCTGTCGCTCGACGACCCCGACGGGGCCCGGCCCGTCGGCGTCCTGCCCCGCCGCACGGTCCTCGCGCGGGCCTCGGTCACGGGGCGTTCGGCCGAACACGTGCTGGCCGCGAACGTCGACACGGTCGTCGTCGCGATCGGCGCGGAGTCGCGGACGACGAACGGCCGCGTCGAACGGTTCCTGGCGCTGGCCTGGAACTCCGGGGCGCACCCCGTCGTGGCCCTCACCAAGAGCGACCTGGTTCCCGCGCACGACCTCGATCGCATCGCCGACCGGGTGCGGACCGACGCCGTCGGGGTCGAGGTCGTCCCGGTCCGCCAGGACGATCCGGCCACCGTCGCGGAACTGCGGAACCACCTGCGCGGCACCGTGGTCCTGCTCGGGTCCTCGGGTGCGGGGAAGTCCACGCTGGCCAACCTCCTGCTCGGTGAGGACCGTTTCGCGGTCGGTGCCGTCCGGTCCGTGGACGGCAAGGGACGGCACACGACGGTGACGCGGGAACTCCAGCCCGTCCCCGGTGCCGGAGAACCCCTCGTCCTCGTCGACACCCCGGGACTGCGCAGCCTCGGGGTGTCCGACCTCGGGGACGCCCTCGACCGGACGTTCGCCGACGTCGAGGAGATCGCGGTGGACTGCCGGTTCTCCGACTGCTCGCACACCTCCGAACCCGGGTGCGCGGTGCTCGCCGCGATCGACGCCGGCGTGTTCGACCGGCACCGCCTGGAGAACCTCCGCAAGCTCGAACGGGAACAGGCGTGGTTCGCCAGCCGGACCGATGCCCGCCTGGCCGCCGACCGGCGCCGGGAGTGGAAGAAGATCGCCAAGGCCAACCGCGACCGTTACACCTGA
- a CDS encoding CvpA family protein yields the protein MDIPFLPPHLLGGVRPAGLLVLALAVLIVVLAARSGWRNGASRLVLALLGLGAGAFAGFTVADRIDARWPQTGWNEVALVAGTVVVLAVVGAGLGGALGTALSRALNAVHLRVVDRAAGAVLRGGLAVLVLALVLPLLPGNPVGGLGGPGGFGGAGLDRARQVVTSAFDGAAPAAGHELGRLVDAAPGR from the coding sequence GTGGACATCCCCTTCCTCCCCCCGCACCTGCTCGGCGGGGTCCGCCCCGCCGGCCTCCTCGTGCTGGCCCTGGCGGTGTTGATCGTCGTCCTGGCCGCCCGCTCCGGCTGGCGCAACGGGGCCTCGCGCCTCGTGCTGGCGCTCCTCGGCCTCGGCGCCGGGGCCTTCGCCGGGTTCACCGTCGCCGACCGGATCGACGCCCGGTGGCCGCAGACCGGCTGGAACGAGGTCGCCCTCGTCGCCGGCACCGTCGTCGTGCTCGCCGTGGTCGGCGCCGGCCTCGGTGGCGCGCTCGGCACCGCCCTGTCCCGGGCGTTGAACGCCGTCCACCTGCGGGTCGTGGACCGCGCCGCCGGGGCGGTCCTGCGCGGCGGTCTCGCCGTCCTGGTCCTCGCCCTCGTCCTGCCCCTGCTGCCCGGCAACCCCGTCGGCGGCCTGGGTGGCCCCGGCGGGTTCGGCGGAGCCGGCCTGGACCGCGCCCGCCAGGTCGTGACCAGCGCCTTCGACGGCGCCGCCCCGGCCGCCGGGCACGAGCTCGGGCGACTGGTCGACGCCGCCCCCGGCCGCTGA
- a CDS encoding MarR family winged helix-turn-helix transcriptional regulator, with product MDRNGLSDQQLAAYLALTEVGNLLQQAVADQLRADGDLSPVQFQVLALLAAPAAPQYRMTDLADRIVYSRSGFTYQAGQLEKRGLIAREPSPEDERSTVVRLTDSGRAVLADVMPGHVEVVRSLLVEAVPDGDVGALSAVLGPVRDRLRNAPPRSARPRRRRG from the coding sequence GTGGACCGCAACGGACTAAGCGACCAGCAGCTCGCGGCGTACCTCGCCCTCACCGAGGTCGGCAACCTCCTGCAGCAGGCCGTCGCGGACCAGCTGCGCGCCGACGGCGACCTGAGCCCGGTGCAGTTCCAGGTGCTCGCGCTGCTCGCCGCCCCCGCTGCGCCGCAGTACCGCATGACGGACCTGGCCGACCGCATCGTCTACAGCCGCAGCGGCTTCACCTACCAGGCGGGGCAGCTGGAGAAGCGGGGCCTCATCGCCCGCGAACCGTCACCGGAGGACGAGCGGAGCACCGTCGTCCGGCTCACCGACAGCGGTCGCGCGGTGCTCGCCGACGTCATGCCCGGGCACGTCGAGGTCGTGCGCAGCCTGCTGGTCGAAGCGGTGCCCGACGGGGACGTCGGGGCGCTGAGCGCGGTCCTCGGTCCGGTGCGCGACCGGCTGCGCAACGCTCCGCCCCGCTCGGCGCGTCCGCGGCGCCGGCGGGGCTGA
- a CDS encoding NADP-dependent oxidoreductase, with amino-acid sequence MRAVQVTRFGTPDVLQVAEVDQPVPAPGEVLVRVAGTTFNAVDAAIRSGVMTELIPVQLPYTPGLEVSGTVVADGVETDEHVVAFLGVPVGGGAAEFAAVPRDLLVPAPRSVPLADAAVLPVAGLTAFQGLFDHGRLQAGERVLVNGAGGGVGGFAVQLAKRAGAHVIATAGPRSRDAVLARGADEVVDYTATSLADALDGPVDLLFNNVSGDPAQLSRLTDLVRPGGRAVSAPPLPLTDDEARDVHWTVLYVRNDTAQLADLVRAVDAGELVLDVSQRRPLADLAAVHADGEAGRFRGRVVVTL; translated from the coding sequence GTGCGTGCAGTCCAGGTCACCCGCTTCGGAACCCCCGACGTCCTGCAGGTCGCCGAGGTCGACCAGCCCGTCCCCGCCCCCGGCGAGGTGCTCGTCCGGGTCGCCGGCACCACCTTCAACGCCGTCGACGCCGCCATCCGCTCGGGCGTCATGACCGAGCTCATCCCCGTGCAGCTGCCGTACACCCCCGGGCTGGAGGTCTCCGGGACCGTGGTGGCGGACGGCGTCGAGACGGACGAGCACGTCGTGGCCTTCCTCGGCGTGCCCGTCGGTGGCGGGGCGGCGGAGTTCGCCGCCGTCCCTCGCGACCTTCTGGTCCCCGCCCCCCGGTCGGTCCCGCTGGCCGACGCGGCGGTCCTGCCGGTCGCCGGCCTCACCGCGTTCCAGGGCCTGTTCGACCACGGCCGCCTGCAGGCCGGGGAACGCGTCCTGGTCAACGGCGCGGGCGGCGGGGTCGGAGGTTTCGCGGTGCAGCTGGCCAAGCGCGCCGGCGCGCACGTGATCGCCACGGCCGGCCCCCGCAGCCGGGACGCCGTCCTGGCGCGCGGCGCGGACGAGGTCGTCGACTACACCGCCACGTCCCTGGCCGACGCCCTCGACGGACCCGTCGACCTGCTGTTCAACAACGTCTCCGGGGACCCGGCGCAGCTGAGCCGCCTCACCGACCTCGTGCGCCCCGGCGGGCGCGCCGTGAGCGCCCCGCCGCTGCCGCTGACCGACGACGAGGCGCGCGACGTGCACTGGACGGTCCTGTACGTCCGCAACGACACCGCGCAGCTGGCGGACCTGGTCCGCGCGGTCGACGCCGGGGAACTCGTCCTCGACGTCTCGCAGCGCCGCCCCCTGGCCGACCTCGCCGCGGTCCACGCGGACGGGGAGGCCGGCCGGTTCCGCGGCCGTGTCGTCGTGACCCTCTGA